In Canis lupus familiaris isolate Mischka breed German Shepherd chromosome 23, alternate assembly UU_Cfam_GSD_1.0, whole genome shotgun sequence, the following are encoded in one genomic region:
- the LOC485559 gene encoding cystatin-9 isoform X1, whose amino-acid sequence MAKCSPFLVTHGSRSGEGVDNNDQKTMEIFLSATVEYALHVFNLQSNDTKAYRLVRILDSRIEQEKKMMAFSMELQLKRTRCGKFDEDIDNCPFQSSSGQNNIITCFFTISTDPWNTIFELWNKTCLEGGSLS is encoded by the exons ATGGCAAAGT GTTCCCCATTCCTAGTGACTCATGGGTCAAGATCTGGAGAGGGAGTAGATAATAATGACCAGAAAACCATGGAGATCTTCCTCTCTGCTACCGTGGAGTATGCCTTACATGTATTCAACTTGCAGAGCAATGACACGAAGGCCTACAGGTTGGTGCgcatcctggattccaggataGAGCAG GAGAAGAAGATGATGGCATTTTCCATGGAGCTGCAGCTTAAAAGAACAAGATGTGGGAAATTTGATGAAGATATTGACAACTGTCCCTTTCAATCAAGTTCAGGACAGAACAAT ATCATCACCTGCTTCTTCACCATCAGCACTGATCCCTGGAATACAATATTTGAACTCTGGAACAAGACCTGCTTGgagggtggctcactcagttaa
- the LOC485559 gene encoding cystatin-9 isoform X2, which translates to MPVAMPRWQCRWALSATLLLFLLGSPFLVTHGSRSGEGVDNNDQKTMEIFLSATVEYALHVFNLQSNDTKAYRLVRILDSRIEQEKKMMAFSMELQLKRTRCGKFDEDIDNCPFQSSSGQNNIITCFFTISTDPWNTIFELWNKTCLEGGSLS; encoded by the exons ATGCCTGTAGCCATGCCACGCTGGCAGTGTAGGTGGGCTCTGTCCGCGACCTTGCTGCTGTTTCTCTTAGGTTCCCCATTCCTAGTGACTCATGGGTCAAGATCTGGAGAGGGAGTAGATAATAATGACCAGAAAACCATGGAGATCTTCCTCTCTGCTACCGTGGAGTATGCCTTACATGTATTCAACTTGCAGAGCAATGACACGAAGGCCTACAGGTTGGTGCgcatcctggattccaggataGAGCAG GAGAAGAAGATGATGGCATTTTCCATGGAGCTGCAGCTTAAAAGAACAAGATGTGGGAAATTTGATGAAGATATTGACAACTGTCCCTTTCAATCAAGTTCAGGACAGAACAAT ATCATCACCTGCTTCTTCACCATCAGCACTGATCCCTGGAATACAATATTTGAACTCTGGAACAAGACCTGCTTGgagggtggctcactcagttaa